The Montipora foliosa isolate CH-2021 chromosome 14, ASM3666993v2, whole genome shotgun sequence genome window below encodes:
- the LOC137985237 gene encoding uro-adherence factor A-like, translating into MANDTSTNPSCISCAKFKEALEASKKEHSLTLRMVKEKIISTDELIKKYQQKCLESEKYLQQASDNTSKLEAAQVKINSLQAQLDRSVHSTESLRKNAARLHREKSLADSTILELREKLQKLEKLNSELMSTVKLKEEQECAWRLEKQLQAQEVEKQKKSLEKSEATTSKLEEQLKKEKDHNKELNKSLTQANKKTAKLEQQLEKAKEEMESMKLDAELGWGSTGAKKTFKSRQKRKTGQPAKPHSETKESSPPVSCSKDRMAYIIRELSEVSDMEAALSPLPPSPERNALEDSSSSEASEDEAQAIDSDSSLGDLADMLMGAVTDSGEFPARPSGTELDTSICEADGDPNLIDAVENKTSAENHKMDLEQGASERRARTAINPVDNEDFEKNTSNDSLTINRISTCGERDVEECIGDLTSRTEELAVGSDMRSHNENSEVLANDNADLGCEESKVVRRSTEQTTITEEDAKGNNMEIENKVSEVSGKDMEIEDKISEVPDPNDVNPANRGAKPVESLSEKTTKTTDCAVDAGVEIDSTITEKSAKYVAISDNREMEQVQSLPKLGKRNAVDNFLENVKNTREEETSREKNSQPVLVVKSQNGVTKHEMASKHETSFCQGDNSPSEKRKSSRAVNASEKDQVSFGAVETANQSIFTEGGLSPCPRRKEKCRATSPTSRVMTRSRAKAMRLSASSEDDSASEKWTGNDLNSSRALTSEDSDLDLKHNGVVRKITKDDEGGEEDRNSSERKGQGSNAVDVVQDQANSGCPVHPEDSVSSLPVKVSTTSESSSVLNKGDGAKKNSMNRLVNSDIDKELKLSFSPKSENYNKVSVDKVTEQDDNSNKLSSNDPNLVTAKPLNDVSTDEQISSQDKDDPSVAQNFSQTKETVLQWLEGTLEKNNNEVLNSFEDEPDQPEVDFIPSLNSDSSEQQTQVVSSPITKYSVFGELSSSSGVNDKNITEEKVRFLSDEEVKTEAESTGVRGTKDENQGREKFSLIPKETTIVCSEVKEAKCRNSDLEMDGDLSQPLALLRDKGLNSKDQDSNLLLKKDVTHSSVSKDETASEGANLTKDVSAKKFCLPASITQSLATKSKDGSREVGNSENDAAFKSCTHDSLGSDSFHEMSVDKRTILATATSTSQSLAGKGKDESTGDRNFASSVTFVNTSDCKSSNSLNEFSQSCNSVSFVTTATSTSHSFGEKCKDLSSEDQGLASAVKISNTSDLRTDNSVKENRAVFSNTCSSVLQESSVMPVDHLLNCEEKTWGVFKGEISPLSSSSEDAELSSSSNKINEHSNVEVIIPACISKTDGTESVLCHAESVVEKTETWQTSFAARDDKKFSTVEERKKRSPVKNNTPILTAGITEPTSLSSSSNTVSAFEETDSLSFRVHDTFENTPVKRRDQEKLTAQDAMRKLQERIGDQFLTLSPLPPSPCPSDDEASVIGDLSFSELPPLSPLPPSPPALIDEVGLAPLEPASACERQTRIDAKEIPLVNKITSSLPQRNLIASGAKLPPKSVKRKVSTGDTSVVIKRSDRGPNVVKNLCVDNNNSTNKSSAEGENRSLKRSLQETVSKSENESIFVSRFKKMRSKQSSVLSEGVTTPSDVASLKQSRSNVSTVGLVLERKASNIETCSGPKTEHPATVRSSVGRYSNTATKTGPTVVQHPTSIETNGGTLMDKRFSSIASYTGPTPIQPANVDPGGGPMMVKQHSNNAANNGPMVARQFSQASNNSCASKAKAEINTKFKLEDVSAPAECTRSLSTRPLHMPEVKYAYRCLTRLYEDSVEVKLIVQRFAAKRCISSCTPLASAIVQFLKAREDDTMPLILDQLEKNHTLQEWKPVQTGFEERLLEMITQLSQNHPMFGNFVPRLVNLCCRGVITGQIQSMDGGLKGVLSLCRVFTSLCRLKDDLACARVVCYDVMRSLYGFQQAAIEIVVAMVTVWPELLPASSDWKSNELFPLAQTLLYVLLNWAASFSSDLGNVLRRLYCLGSDLQVTQEILTELGLRLINKLRDQNLNCVCVNEDGSLVTGRHSFELIKSLELLSCVLGWQWSLQVIITDSIWRILETWATKASDIDLNCSKEKTAPTTSSINEQTGTLKADNGNSEGRNSTCCCLTSIHDSGSQNLPGQEELKGGEGRASDQGGDGGRGHENCSKCGKLRKQRLEESHIVVCIQLLGGLCKIAIENQQTIVPEITDMLCGLLEEKLSPNSIVTCAVQLAAAVSLLNVSPWQPERVACVLTKWLADVKDSYPLQALTFVKRGLLCLTSMTSKQSTSDMSVT; encoded by the exons ATGGCCAATGATACCTCCACTAATCCCTCTTGCATTTCGTGTGCAAAATTCAAGGAG GCTCTTGAGGCTTCCAAAAAAGAACATTCCTTGACCTTGAGGATGGTGAAGGAGAAGATTATTTCCACTGA TGAGCTGATCAAGAAATACCAGCAGAAGTGTCTAG AATCTGAGAAGTATCTCCAGCAGGCTTCAGATAACACATCGAAATTAGAGGCAGCTCAAGT GAAAATAAACTCCTTGCAAGCTCAGCTAGATCGATCTGTGCATTCAACTGAATCACTAAGAAAG AATGCAGCGAGACTTCACCGTGAAAAGTCTCTGGCTGATTCTACGATCTTGGAATTACGAGAAAAACTACAAAAACTTGAG AAATTGAATTCAGAGCTGATGAGCACGgtaaaattaaaagaagagCAAGAATGTGCCTGGCGACTGGAGAAGCAATTGCAGGCCCAAGAGGTtgagaagcaaaagaaaag CCTGGAGAAAAGCGAAGCGACAACTTCGAAGTTAGAAGAGCAACTTAAGAAGGAGAAAG ATCATAACAAAGAATTGAACAAATCTTTGACACAAGCCAACAAAAAGACCGCAAAACTCGAACAACAGCTGGAAAAGGCCAAG GAAGAAATGGAAAGTATGAAACTTGATGCAGAACTCG GCTGGGGAAGCACTGGAGCCAAGAAGACCTTCAAATCCAG ACAGAAACGCAAAACAGGCCAACCAGCTAAGCCTCACTCGGAAACCAAAGAGTCCTCGCCTCCAGTCTCCTGTTCAAAAGATCGGATGGCTTATATCATTCGTGAACTTAGTGAGGTATCAGATATGGAAGCTGCCCTCAGCCCTCTTCCTCCAAGTCCCGAGAGAAACGCACTTGAAGACAGTAGTTCTTCGGAAGCCAGCGAGGACGAAGCTCAAGCCATTGACAGTGATTCGAGTCTGGGTGATTTGGCGGACATGCTTATGGGGGCTGTAACAGATTCGGGTGAATTCCCAGCACGTCCTTCAGGAACTGAGCTCGATACTTCGATTTGTGAAGCGGATGGTGATCCAAATCTCATCGACGCTGTTGAGAATAAAACCAGTGCAGAGAATCACAAAATGGATCTTGAACAAGGTGCGTCGGAACGGAGAGCAAGGACTGCAATTAATCCTGTTGATAATGAAGACTTTGAAAAGAACACTTCGAACGATTCACTTACGATTAATAGAATCTCCACTTGTGGAGAAAGGGATGTCGAGGAATGTATAGGTGATTTGACATCGAGAACGGAAGAACTTGCTGTTGGCAGCGATATGAGAAGTCATAATGAAAATTCCGAAGTATTAGCGAATGATAATGCAGACCTTGGTTGTGAGGAATCGAAAGTTGTGCGACGTTCAACTGAACAAACGACAATAACTGAAGAAGATGCAAAAGGCAACAAtatggaaattgaaaataaagtgTCCGAAGTATCAGGAAAAGATATGGAAATTGAAGACAAAATTTCAGAAGTACCAGACCCAAATGATGTCAACCCTGCTAATCGAGGAGCCAAACCTGTAGAATCTCTTTCtgaaaagacaacaaaaactACTGATTGCGCTGTAGATGCCGGTGTGGAAATTGACAGTACAATTACCGAAAAATCAGCAAAGTATGTTGCCATATCGGATAATCGAGAAATGGAACAGGTGCAATCTCTACCGAAACTGGGAAAAAGAAACGCAGTTGATAATTTCcttgaaaatgtgaaaaatacTAGGGAAGAAGAAACTTCAAGGGAAAAGAATTCCCAACCAGTCTTGGTTGTCAAGTCTCAAAATGGAGTTACAAAACACGAGATGGCAAGTAAACACGAAACTTCTTTTTGCCAAGGGGACAATTCACCCAGTGAAAAGAGGAAGTCTTCTCGAGCCGTAAACGCAAGCGAAAAAGATCAAGTCAGTTTTGGAGCTGTTGAAACCGCAAACCAATCAATTTTCACCGAAGGAGGGCTGAGTCCCTGTCCGCggagaaaagaaaaatgccGTGCCACGTCTCCGACATCACGTGTCATGACTCGTTCCAGGGCTAAGGCGATGAGGCTTAGTGCCTCGTCTGAAGATGATAGTGCATCAGAAAAGTGGACTGGGAATGATCTAAATTCGAGCCGAGCTCTTACCTCAGAAGATTCGGATCTTGATTTGAAGCACAATGGGGTTGTGCGAAAGATAACGAAGGATGACGAAGGTGGCGAAGAGGACCGAAATTCAAGTGAACGGAAAGGACAGGGTTCCAATGCTGTAGATGTGGTCCAGGATCAGGCAAACAGTGGATGTCCTGTTCATCCAGAAGACTCAGTCTCGAGTTTACCTGTAAAGGTATCTACTACCAGCGAGTCAAGTTCAGTTTTAAACAAAGGAGATGGTGCGAAGAAGAACAGCATGAACAGACTTGTAAATAGCGATATTGACAAAGAGCTGAAGCTTTCCTTCTCGCCTAAATCTGAAAATTATAACAAGGTTTCCGTCGACAAGGTGACGGAGCAAGATGACAATTCTAATAAATTGTCGTCAAATGATCCGAATCTTGTTACGGCCAAACCATTAAACGACGTATCAACGGACGAGCAAATTTCGTCACAGGATAAAGACGATCCTAGTGTCGCACAAAACTTctcacaaacaaaagaaactgtTTTGCAATGGCTGGAAGGAACTCTCGAAAAAAATAACAACGAAGTCTTAAATAGTTTTGAAGACGAACCAGATCAACCGGAAGTTGATTTTATACCTAGTCTGAATTCAGATTCATCAGAGCAACAAACTCAGGTTGTTTCAAGTCCTATAACAAAATATTCTGTTTTTGGCGAATTGTCTTCGAGTTCTGGTGTCAACGATAAAAATATTACGGAGGAAAAAGTACGTTTTCTTTCAGACGAGGAGGTGAAAACTGAGGCAGAATCAACGGGCGTTCGAGGTACGAAAGATGAAAATCAAGGTCGTGAAAAATTCAGCTTAATACCGAAGGAGACTACGATAGTTTGCTCAGAGGTAAAAGAAGCTAAATGTCGAAATTCAGACTTAGAGATGGATGGGGATCTTTCTCAGCCTTTGGCTTTGTTAAGAGATAAAGGATTAAATAGTAAAGACCAAGACTCCAATTTGCTGCTCAAGAAAGACGTGACACATTCATCTGTATCAAAAGATGAGACTGCCTCTGAAGGCGCTAATCTAACTAAAGACGTTTCAGCGAAAAAGTTTTGTTTACCAGCATCAATCACACAGTCATTGGCGACGAAGAGTAAAGATGGAAGTCGCGAAGTTGGTAACTCAGAGAACGATGCGGCGTTTAAGTCATGTACACACGATAGTCTTGGAAGTGATAGTTTCCATGAAATGTCTGTTGACAAACGCACGATTCTCGCAACAGCAACGTCAACTTCGCAGTCCTTAGCGGGAAAAGGCAAAGATGAAAGCACTGGAGATAGAAACTTTGCTTCATCAGTGACGTTTGTAAACACTTCGGACTGTAAGTCAAGTAACTCTCTTAACGAGTTTTCGCAGAGTTGTAATTCAGTATCCTTTGTTACAACAGCAACTTCAACTTCACACTCTTTTGGTGAGAAGTGCAAAGATCTAAGCTCTGAAGACCAGGGTCTCGCTTCAGCAGTGAAGATTTCAAATACCTCGGACCTTAGGACAGACAACTCTGTCAAGGAGAACAGAGCCGTGTTTTCCAACACATGCAGTTCAGTTTTACAAGAGAGTTCTGTAATGCCTGTGGACCATTTATTAAACTGTGAGGAAAAAACGTGGGGTGTTTTTAAGGGAGAAATATCCCCTCTTTCCTCTTCAAGCGAAGACGCTGAACTTTCTTCTAGCTCTAACAAAATAAACGAACACTCTAATGTTGAAGTTATTATTCCCGCTTGTATCTCGAAAACCGACGGAACAGAATCTGTGTTATGTCACGCAGaaagtgttgttgaaaagaCTGAAACTTGGCAGACATCTTTTGCCGCTCGTGACGACAAGAAGTTTTCGACTGTGGAGGAAAGGAAGAAGCGTTCGCCTGTTAAAAACAATACACCTATTCTCACTGCGGGAATCACAGAACCAACGTCTCTATCGTCTTCGTCAAATACAGTAAGCGCATTCGAAGAAACTGATTCTTTGAGTTTTCGTGTGCATGACACATTTGAGAACACACCAGTGAAGCGTCGCGACCAGGAAAAGTTGACAGCTCAAGACGCCATGCGGAAACTCCAAGAGCGTATTGGCGATCAGTTTCTAACTCTCTCTCCCCTCCCACCTTCTCCTTGCCCATCGGATGACGAAGCTTCGGTTATCGGAGACCTAAGTTTTAGTGAATTGCCTCCTTTGTCACCGCTTCCTCCTTCGCCTCCTGCTTTGATCGATGAGGTTGGTCTAGCCCCTTTGGAGCCTGCCAGTGCATGTGAGAGACAGACGCGGATTGACGCCAAGGAGATCCCACTGGTTAACAAAATCACTTCGTCTCTGCCGCAACGTAACCTTATTGCGAGTGGTGCTAAGTTGCCGCCAAAATCTGTGAAACGGAAAGTGTCAACAGGGGATACGTCGGTTGTTATCAAACGATCTGACAGGGGACCCAATGTGGTAAAGAATCTCTGCGTCGATAACAATAACAGTACTAATAAATCATCTGCAGAGGGAGAGAACAGATCACTAAAACGCTCTTTACAAGAAACAGTTTCCAAATCTGAAAATGAGTCAATTTTTGTTTCTCGTTTCAAGAAAATGAGGTCAAAGCAAAGTTCTGTGTTAAGCGAAGGAGTAACGACGCCTTCAGATGTTGCTTCACTTAAGCAATCAAGGAGCAACGTTTCTACTGTTGGGCTGGTGTTGGAGAGAAAGGCTTCCAACATTGAGACATGTAGTGGGCCAAAGACGGAGCATCCGGCAACTGTTAGGAGTAGCGTTGGGCGGTATTCAAACACTGCGACCAAGACTGGCCCAACAGTGGTCCAACACCCGACGAGCATTGAGACCAATGGTGGCACATTGATGGACAAACGTTTTTCAAGCATTGCATCCTATACTGGGCCAACACCGATCCAACCTGCGAACGTTGATCCTGGTGGCGGGCCGATGATGGTTAAGCAGCATTCAAACAATGCTGCCAATAATGGGCCTATGGTTGCAAGGCAATTTTCACAAGCAAGTAATAATTCTTGCGCTAGTaaagccaaagctgaaattaatACGAAATTCAAGTTAGAAGACGTAAGTGCTCCAGCCGAATGCACACGTTCTCTGTCAACACGTCCTCTGCATATGCCAGAAGTTAAGTACGCATATAGGTGCTTAACTCGTCTGTACGAAGACTCGGTAGAGGTAAAACTTATAGTCCAACGCTTTGCTGCAAAAAGGTGCATATCTTCTTGCACACCTTTGGCCTCGGCAATAGTTCAGTTTCTAAAAGCTCGGGAAGACGACACGATGCCGTTAATTCTGGACCAACTTGAAAAGAATCATACATTACAGGAATGGAAACCGGTTCAAACCGGTTTTGAGGAGCGCCTTCTAGAGATGATTACCCAGCTATCACAAAATCATCCAATGTTTGGGAACTTTGTTCCTCGGTTGGTAAACCTGTGTTGCCGTGGTGTGATCACGGGACAAATCCAATCAATGGATGGCGGCCTCAAAGGAGTTCTTTCTCTTTG CCGTGTCTTCACATCACTGTGTCGGCTCAAAGATGATCTTGCCTGTGCTCGCGTTGTCTGTTATGACGTCATGCGCTCGCTGTACGGTTTCCAGCAAGCAGCTATTGAGATCGTGGTCGCCATGGTAACTGTCTGGCCGGAACTACTGCCTGCATCTTCTGATTGGAAGAGCAATGAACTCTTTCCATTGGCTCAAACTTTGCTGTACGTGTTGTTGAATTGGGCGGCTTCGTTTTCTAGCGACCTTGGAAATGTTCTACGCAGGCTATACTGTTTGGGAAGTGATTTACAAGTGACCCAAGAAATACTGACGGAACTTGGGTTACGGCTAATTAACAAGCTTCGTGATCAAAATTTGAACTGCGTCTGCGTTAATGAAG ATGGAAGTCTGGTGACCGGCAGACATTCTTTTGAACTCATCAAATCTCTGGAGTTACTGTCCTGTGTTTTGGGATGGCAGTGGAGTTTACAGGTTATCATAACAGACAGTATATGGAGAATATTGGAGACTTGGGCTACAAAAGCGTCTGACATTGATCTAAATTGCAGCAAAGAAAAAACTGCTCCTACCACGTCTTCAATCAATGAACAAACTGGGACTTTAAAAGCAGACAATGGCAATTCTGAAGGAAGAAACTCGACCTGCTGTTGTCTCACATCAATTCATGACAGTGGTTCTCAAAACTTACCCGGCCAAGAAGAACTGAAGGGTGGGGAGGGTAGGGCAAGTGACCAGGGTGGGGATGGTGGCAGAGGACatgaaaattgttctaagtGTGGGAAATTGAGGAAACAAAGACTTGAAGAATCGCACATTGTTGTGTGCATTCAACTGTTAG GCGGTTTGTGTAAAATTGCCATCGAAAATCAGCAAACCATTGTTCCAGAAATCACGGACATGTTATGTGGACTGCTTGAAGAAAAGCTGTCACCGAACTCCATTG
- the LOC137984380 gene encoding somatostatin receptor type 2-like, producing the protein MVDSNNVYSVFKFVMIGCIPLYIFGFIGNILIIRIVHKTREMHTTTNYLLANLAASDSIIILMSPFYSVCFGDPDFVASLNDVFVKISCKVIVVMHISVASSAFTLTLLAVERYHAILKPFTSNLRLHEESIKRAIFVIWCLSIAIGFPGFFLEESSIGSSGVAIYFLIYSTFTAYIPTVVFLFCYGSLINGLYFSGTICAENTNEDNSEKRKLIVTFILVTSGFLIGYGPIAVLDAVHLGMEINDELFLELSDIFILVFDITLCLNPLLYAFRSSNFTEGFKRVLFSRCLPSSAQQNENQLA; encoded by the coding sequence ATGGTTGATTCCAATAACGTTTACTCTGTCTTCAAGTTCGTGATGATTGGGTGCATTCCATTATATATTTTTGGCTTCATTGGCAACATATTAATCATTCGAATTGTCCACAAGACACGAGAAATGCATACGACAACGAATTATCTCTTAGCGAACTTGGCGGCAAGCGATTCAATTATCATCTTGATGTCTCCGTTTTATTCGGTGTGCTTTGGTGATCCTGATTTCGTAGCATCACTGAACGACGTCTTCGTCAAAATCTCTTGTAAGGTTATTGTTGTTATGCACATTTCGGTAGCTTCTTCAGCCTTTACTCTCACACTACTGGCAGTGGAAAGGTATCACGCCATACTGAAACCTTTTACGTCGAATTTACGCTTACACGAAGAGAGTATCAAACGAGCAATCTTTGTCATTTGGTGTTTAAGCATTGCCATCGGTTTTCCAGGATTCTTCCTTGAAGAGAGCAGCATTGGTTCATCGGGAGTCGCAATTTATTTCCTCATATATTCAACGTTCACTGCATACATTCCCACAGTGGTGTTCCTATTTTGTTATGGATCCCTGATAAATGGATTGTATTTTTCCGGCACGATATGCGCCGAAAATACTAACGAAGACaattctgaaaaaaggaaactaattgTCACCTTTATACTGGTAACAAGTGGATTTCTCATTGGTTACGGACCGATCGCTGTACTAGACGCTGTTCACCTCGGGATGGAGATAAACGATGAGTTGTTCCTAGAACTTTCCGATATCTTCATTTTGGTATTTGACATTACTTTATGTCTTAATCCCCTATTATACGCTTTTCGCAGTTCAAATTTTACGGAGGGATTCAAGCGAGTATTGTTCTCTCGGTGTTTACCGTCATCAGCACAGCAGAATGAGAATCAGTTGGCATAA